The Amblyraja radiata isolate CabotCenter1 chromosome 1, sAmbRad1.1.pri, whole genome shotgun sequence genome contains a region encoding:
- the LOC116983073 gene encoding zinc finger protein 501-like produces the protein VCGKAWQSPSRLEIHRRVHTGERPFDCSECGKNFTQYASLLQHNRVHSGERPFTCSDCGKDFTRAGNLKMHRQVHTGEKPYGCSTCGKSFARLSGLREHQRVHSSERPFTCSDCGKGFKSSTHLKEHKRMHTGERPYTCSECGKDFTQSSSLLVHQRTHTGERPYTCTQCGKGFTQSSTLLEHHRTHTGERPYTCAQCGKCFTRSHSLLEHQRTHTGERPYTCVQCGKDFTKSSHLLVHQRTHTGERPYTCAQCGKDFTQSNTLLEHQRTHTGERPYTCTQCGRGFAQSYTLLEHQRAHTGERPYTCSDCGKGFTCSSKLLYHQRVHAGDRPIPRPECGESFAMASHALSHQRVHTSGQLYDCPYCSEEFDSSRGLRQHRRTHASEQLLPLRQAFQERTGAAGAPADTHQRETLCVH, from the coding sequence gtgtgtggcaaggcctggcagagcccgagccgtctggagatccaccggcgggtgcacacgggagaacgcccctttgactgctcggagtgcggcaagaactTCACCCAATACGCCagcctgctgcagcacaaccgcgtgcactccggcgagaggcccttcacctgctccgactgcggaaaGGACTTCACGAGGGCTGGTAACCTGAAGATGCACCGGCAGGTGCACACGggtgagaagccctatggctgctccacctgcggcaagagctttgcccgattgtcggggctgcgggagcatcagcgggtgcacagcagtgagcggcccttcacctgctccgactgcggcaaaggcttcaagtcgtccacgcaCCTGAAGGAGCACAAGCgcatgcacaccggggagcggccctacacctgcagcgaatgcggcaaggacttcacccagtccagcagcctgcttgtgcaccagcgcacccacaccggcgagcgtccctacacctgcacccagtgcggcaagggcttcacccagtccagcaccctgctggagcaccatcgcacccacaccggggagcgtccctacacctgcgcccagtgcggcaagtgcTTCACCCGGTCCcacagcctgctggagcaccagcgcacccacaccggcgagcgcccctacacctgcgtccagtgcggcaaggacttcaccaAGTCCagccacctgctggtgcaccagcgcacacataccggtgagcgcccctacacctgcgcccagtgcggcaaggacttcacccaGTCGAAcaccctgctggagcaccagcgcacccacactggcgagcgcccctacacctgcacccagtgcggcagggGCTTCGCCCAGTCCTACACCCTGTTGGAGCACCAGCGCGCTcacactggcgagcgtccctacacctgcagcgactgcgggaagggcttcacctgctcctccaagctgctgtaccaccagcgggtgcacgccggtgaCCGTCCCATCCCCAGACCGGAGTGTGGAGAGAGCTTTgcaatggcctcccacgccctgtctcaccagcgcgtgcacaccagtggccagctctATGACTGCCCATACTGCtctgaggagtttgacagctcgcgggggttacggcagcaccggcgtacccacgccagcgagcagctgctcccactgcggcaagcgtttcaagagcgcacgggggctgcaggagcaccagcggatacacaccagagagagaccctttgtgttcaCTGA